In Methylocystis echinoides, one genomic interval encodes:
- a CDS encoding flagellin: MASILVNPSAITALQSLRSTQAALNKTQQEVSTGLKIASAADNASTWAIAETMKSDRAVLSTISDSLSGANSVLNVAAAAVKSAITVMNDIKNGIAQAQQPGADTTEILTNLQQLGKQLSSVVTSATFTGLNALDGSQTSPLKFIASYADGAGANNSSMGTIDLTLTTLIDSAGGGAGILEQSQGGAAGAATNFTALAAGDLAAATIADTLTNADKALSDLTTYAAEIGATQTRVTQQNEFIRTMSEALTTGVSSLVDADMNETSTRLQALQTQQQLGVQSLSIANQNAQMIMKLFQ; the protein is encoded by the coding sequence ATGGCCAGCATCCTCGTAAACCCCTCCGCCATCACCGCGCTTCAGTCGTTGCGCTCGACTCAGGCGGCGTTGAACAAGACGCAGCAGGAGGTCTCGACCGGCCTCAAAATCGCCAGCGCCGCCGACAACGCCTCCACCTGGGCCATCGCCGAGACGATGAAATCGGACAGAGCCGTGTTGTCGACGATCAGCGACTCGCTTTCTGGCGCCAATTCCGTGCTGAATGTCGCAGCCGCGGCGGTGAAGAGCGCCATCACGGTCATGAACGACATCAAGAACGGCATCGCGCAGGCGCAGCAGCCGGGCGCTGATACGACGGAGATTCTCACGAACTTGCAGCAGCTCGGCAAGCAGCTCTCGAGCGTCGTCACTTCTGCCACCTTTACCGGGCTCAACGCGCTCGACGGCTCGCAGACCAGTCCGCTGAAATTCATCGCCTCCTACGCGGACGGGGCCGGCGCGAACAATTCCTCGATGGGCACGATCGATCTGACGCTCACCACCTTGATCGACAGCGCGGGCGGCGGCGCGGGCATATTGGAGCAATCGCAGGGCGGCGCGGCCGGCGCCGCGACGAATTTCACTGCACTCGCGGCTGGCGATCTTGCTGCGGCGACCATCGCCGATACGCTCACCAACGCCGACAAGGCGCTGTCCGATCTCACGACCTACGCCGCGGAGATCGGCGCGACGCAGACCCGCGTGACGCAGCAGAACGAGTTCATCAGGACGATGAGCGAGGCGTTGACCACCGGCGTGTCGTCGCTCGTCGACGCGGATATGAATGAGACGTCGACCCGCCTGCAGGCGCTGCAGACGCAGCAGCAGCTCGGCGTCCAGTCGCTCTCGATCGCGAACCAGAACGCGCAGATGATCATGAAGCTGTTCCAGTAA
- a CDS encoding YchJ family protein gives MTTDSTCPCRMIDADKRDYVDCCKPYLEAGKAPPTAEALMRSRYTAFAQGDVDYLEATLAPGTRDDFDRKAITHWARQSQWLGLEVLSTEDGQEGDETGYVEFIANFSLDGERYAHRERSLFSKVDGRWYFQEEANRKNQPIVKGAQPGRNDPCPCGSGKKYKKCCGAAA, from the coding sequence ATGACGACAGATTCAACTTGCCCGTGCCGCATGATCGACGCCGACAAGCGCGACTATGTCGATTGTTGCAAGCCCTATCTCGAGGCGGGCAAGGCGCCGCCGACGGCGGAAGCGCTCATGCGATCGCGCTATACCGCCTTTGCGCAAGGCGACGTCGACTATCTGGAAGCGACCTTGGCGCCCGGAACCCGCGACGATTTCGACCGCAAGGCGATCACCCACTGGGCCAGACAGTCGCAATGGCTGGGTCTCGAGGTGCTCTCGACCGAGGACGGGCAGGAGGGCGACGAAACCGGCTATGTGGAGTTCATCGCCAATTTCAGTCTCGACGGCGAACGCTATGCGCATCGTGAGCGCTCGCTCTTTAGCAAGGTGGACGGCCGCTGGTATTTCCAGGAAGAGGCGAACCGCAAAAACCAGCCGATCGTGAAAGGCGCCCAGCCGGGCCGCAATGATCCCTGTCCCTGCGGCTCGGGCAAGAAATACAAAAAGTGCTGCGGCGCCGCCGCCTGA
- the fdhD gene encoding formate dehydrogenase accessory sulfurtransferase FdhD: MIDIPSPSLRVDCLARRHDVTARSSRVIPEETPIAFTYGGSTHAVMMATPADLEDFAVGFAITEGLVDRAEDAGAVEVVSSELGVELRSWLGGGRQEAYADRRRSMAGPTGCGLCGVESLEAATRSLPTLDNALTVTAEGLIEAMDRMPGAQTLNQETRAVHAAAFWNPGSGALIVREDVGRHNALDKLAGALARQGLAASQGVVLMTSRVSVELVQKAARIGAPIIAAVSAPTALAVRSAEKCGMTLVAVMRGRDFEIFTHPGRILEQVSAHVA; encoded by the coding sequence ATGATCGACATACCGTCGCCGTCTCTTCGGGTAGATTGCCTGGCGCGCCGTCACGATGTGACGGCGCGCTCTTCACGCGTGATCCCCGAGGAGACGCCGATCGCCTTTACCTATGGCGGGTCCACCCATGCGGTGATGATGGCGACGCCCGCCGATCTCGAAGATTTTGCGGTGGGCTTCGCGATCACCGAAGGGCTGGTGGACCGCGCGGAGGACGCCGGCGCAGTCGAGGTGGTGTCGTCCGAGTTGGGCGTGGAATTGCGCAGCTGGCTCGGCGGCGGGCGCCAGGAGGCCTATGCCGACCGGCGCCGCTCGATGGCCGGCCCGACGGGTTGCGGGCTCTGCGGGGTCGAAAGCCTCGAGGCGGCGACGCGCAGCCTGCCGACGCTCGACAATGCGCTCACCGTGACGGCGGAGGGGCTCATCGAGGCGATGGATCGTATGCCGGGGGCGCAGACGCTCAATCAGGAGACGCGCGCCGTGCATGCCGCGGCTTTCTGGAATCCCGGGTCCGGCGCGCTGATCGTGCGCGAGGACGTCGGCCGCCACAATGCGCTCGACAAGCTCGCCGGCGCGCTGGCGCGCCAGGGCCTCGCCGCATCGCAGGGCGTCGTGCTGATGACGAGCCGCGTCTCCGTCGAGCTCGTGCAGAAAGCCGCCCGGATCGGCGCGCCAATCATCGCCGCCGTGTCGGCGCCGACCGCACTGGCGGTTCGCAGCGCCGAAAAATGCGGTATGACGCTCGTGGCCGTGATGCGGGGCCGCGATTTCGAAATCTTCACCCATCCAGGACGCATCCTCGAACAGGTTTCCGCTCATGTCGCATGA
- a CDS encoding formate dehydrogenase subunit delta, whose amino-acid sequence MANQIGAFFGAQKIGAAAGMAEHLRKFWAPHMRETICEHVRHGGVGLEPIAIEAVKILDAEKKGAA is encoded by the coding sequence ATGGCCAATCAGATCGGCGCCTTTTTCGGGGCGCAGAAGATCGGCGCCGCCGCCGGCATGGCCGAGCATCTGCGCAAGTTCTGGGCTCCCCACATGCGCGAGACCATCTGCGAACATGTCCGCCATGGCGGCGTCGGCCTCGAGCCGATCGCCATCGAGGCCGTCAAGATCCTCGACGCCGAGAAGAAGGGCGCGGCCTGA
- a CDS encoding flagellin, with protein sequence MASILVNPSAITALQSLRTTQSALNKTQQEVSTGLKISSAADNASTWSIAETMKSDKTVLATISDSLSGANSVLNVAAAAVKSAITVMNDIKNGIAQAQQPGADTGKILTSLAQLGKQLSSIVASANFTGLNVLDGSQTSVKFIASYTDGAGANNSSIATIDLTPTTLIDSAGAGTGILEQAQGGAAGAATNFTSLAAGDLAAATIADTLTNADKALSDLTTYAAEIGATQTRVTQQNDFIKTMSEALTTGVSSLVDADMNETSTRLQALQTQQQLGVQSLSIANQNAQMILKLFQ encoded by the coding sequence ATGGCTAGCATTCTCGTAAACCCATCTGCGATCACCGCCCTCCAGTCGCTGCGCACCACCCAGTCGGCGTTGAACAAGACGCAACAGGAGGTCTCGACCGGCTTGAAAATTTCGAGCGCGGCCGACAACGCCTCGACATGGTCGATTGCCGAGACGATGAAGTCCGACAAGACCGTTTTGGCGACCATCAGCGACTCGCTCTCGGGCGCCAACTCCGTGCTCAACGTCGCCGCCGCGGCCGTCAAGAGCGCGATCACTGTCATGAACGACATCAAGAATGGCATTGCGCAGGCTCAGCAGCCGGGCGCTGATACGGGGAAAATTTTGACGAGCCTGGCGCAGCTCGGCAAGCAGCTCTCGAGCATCGTGGCCTCGGCGAATTTCACCGGCTTGAACGTTCTCGACGGCTCCCAGACCTCGGTGAAATTCATCGCGTCTTACACCGACGGCGCGGGCGCCAATAACTCCTCCATCGCCACAATCGACCTGACGCCGACGACGCTGATCGACAGCGCGGGCGCCGGCACGGGGATTTTGGAACAGGCGCAGGGCGGCGCGGCCGGCGCCGCGACGAATTTCACTTCGCTCGCCGCCGGCGATCTTGCTGCGGCGACGATCGCCGATACGCTCACCAACGCCGACAAGGCGCTGTCCGATCTCACGACCTACGCCGCCGAGATCGGCGCGACGCAGACCCGCGTGACGCAGCAGAACGATTTCATCAAGACGATGAGCGAGGCGTTGACCACCGGCGTGTCGTCGCTCGTCGACGCGGATATGAATGAAACGTCGACCCGCCTGCAGGCGTTGCAGACGCAGCAGCAGCTCGGCGTCCAGTCGCTCTCGATCGCGAACCAGAACGCGCAGATGATCCTGAAACTCTTCCAGTAA